One Cryobacterium psychrophilum DNA segment encodes these proteins:
- a CDS encoding methyltransferase domain-containing protein: MAHPDFAAGPEFDDPEVAPRKAVPLDAYTHGHHESVLRSHTWRTVDNSAAYLAPELKPGMTLLDVGCGPGTITVDLARRVSPGRVVGIDASAQIIIYAEGLAVDEAVHNASFRVGNVYALDFDDASFDIVHAHQVVQHLSDPVAAMREIRRVLKPGGLFAARDVDYGGVAIYPALPGLEKWMETYRDVHFWNGGDPDAGRALKAWARRAGFASVAASASIWCFATDAEREWWGESWAVRATESSFAAHAIESGVADLAELRDIAAAWRTWVHDPDGWFAMPHGEILART; encoded by the coding sequence ATGGCCCACCCAGATTTTGCTGCCGGTCCGGAATTCGATGACCCGGAGGTTGCTCCGCGCAAGGCGGTCCCTCTGGACGCCTACACGCACGGGCACCACGAGAGCGTGCTCCGATCCCATACCTGGCGCACAGTGGACAATTCGGCGGCCTACCTCGCACCCGAACTGAAACCCGGGATGACGCTGCTCGACGTGGGTTGCGGTCCGGGAACCATCACGGTCGACCTGGCGCGCCGGGTGTCACCCGGGCGGGTCGTCGGCATCGATGCCTCGGCGCAGATCATCATCTATGCCGAAGGCCTCGCCGTTGATGAGGCGGTGCACAACGCCAGCTTTCGGGTGGGGAACGTCTATGCCCTCGATTTCGACGATGCGTCGTTCGACATCGTTCATGCCCATCAGGTTGTGCAGCACCTCTCCGATCCCGTGGCGGCCATGCGCGAGATCAGACGGGTACTCAAACCCGGTGGTCTCTTCGCCGCCAGGGACGTGGACTATGGGGGCGTCGCTATCTATCCCGCGCTCCCGGGACTCGAAAAATGGATGGAAACCTATCGGGACGTGCATTTCTGGAACGGTGGAGACCCGGACGCGGGCCGCGCGCTCAAGGCGTGGGCGCGACGGGCCGGGTTCGCCAGTGTGGCCGCGAGCGCGTCCATCTGGTGTTTTGCTACGGATGCCGAACGAGAGTGGTGGGGGGAATCGTGGGCTGTTCGCGCCACGGAATCGTCGTTCGCAGCACACGCCATCGAATCCGGTGTCGCCGACTTGGCGGAGCTGCGTGACATTGCGGCGGCGTGGCGCACGTGGGTTCACGATCCTGACGGCTGGTTCGCCATGCCGCACGGCGAAATACTCGCACGAACGTAG
- a CDS encoding GNAT family N-acetyltransferase: MSVQVRPLGDKDFFSWLGLFEGYSEFYGSELTDGKALQVWSWIIDKNHPLTGAVAIDDDGTYVGLAHFRAVPQTLSATMGLCLDDLFVTPDARGAGTGRAIMDFVKQHAKDKGLARIRLITAADNATAQILYDQVGTRTDWVTYEITV, from the coding sequence ATGTCAGTACAGGTACGCCCGCTGGGCGACAAGGATTTCTTTTCGTGGCTGGGCCTGTTCGAGGGCTACAGCGAGTTTTACGGGAGCGAACTCACCGATGGGAAGGCTCTGCAGGTGTGGAGCTGGATCATTGATAAGAATCATCCCCTGACCGGCGCCGTCGCGATCGACGATGACGGCACCTACGTGGGGCTCGCGCATTTCCGTGCCGTGCCGCAAACCCTGAGCGCCACCATGGGCCTGTGCCTGGACGACCTCTTTGTGACGCCCGACGCCCGCGGTGCCGGCACGGGGCGAGCCATCATGGATTTCGTGAAGCAGCACGCGAAGGACAAGGGTCTGGCCCGCATCCGTTTGATCACGGCGGCCGATAACGCGACCGCTCAGATTCTGTACGACCAGGTCGGCACTCGCACCGACTGGGTCACCTACGAGATCACGGTCTAG
- the valS gene encoding valine--tRNA ligase has translation MNHVDRVPEKPALEGLEAKWESRWDASGTYRFDREIATRESIYSIDTPPPTASGSLHIGHVFSYTHTDVVARFQRMRGKNVFYPMGWDDNGLPTERRVQNYYGVRCDPSLPYVDNLVPPFEGGDGKSIKAADQLPIGRRNFIELCEVLTKEDEKQFEELWRTLGLSVDWNQTYRTIGHEALFTSQLAFLGNVERGEAYQAMAPTLWDVTFRTAVAQAELEDKDQPASYHRVSFHQPGGEVINIETTRPELLPACVALVAHPDDERYAHLFGTTVRTPLFDVEVPVLAHHLAQKDKGSGIAMICTFGDVTDVVWWRELDLPNRAIMGFDGRIIADAPDVITSETGVAAYAQLAGKTVFGAKAAIVTLLRESGELVGDPKPIVHAVKFFEKGDKPLEIVSTRQWYIRNGARDEALRARLLKHGSDLQWHPEFMKVRYENWVNGLTGDWLISRQRFFGVPLPVWYPLDADANPLFDAPVVATRDMLPVDPTSDAAPGYTEDQRGQAGGFVGEVDVMDTWATSSLTPQLAGGWERDPELFELVFPYSLRPQGQDIIRTWLFSTLLRAEQQHGTSPWQHAALSGFIVDPDRKKMSKSKGNVVTPADMLVKHGSDAVRYWAASSRLGTDAAFDPQNPTQIKIGRRLAIKILNASKFILAFEGKTDAPVSEPLDQSMLAGLALVVGQATKAFENYDHARALEVTESFFWTFCDDYLELVKERAYGEPGAARDSAVAALRTALSTLLRLFAPFVPFATEEAWSWTNDESIHRAPWPIVSELISEDAGASRGNIALLDLASRALTGIRRGKTDAKASPKTDISSAVIRGTTPEVGLLALAAADLKAVGRIDELIFVEGSELAVTDIVFATVLES, from the coding sequence ATGAACCACGTCGACCGCGTCCCCGAGAAGCCCGCCCTCGAAGGCCTCGAAGCCAAGTGGGAGAGCAGGTGGGACGCCTCTGGCACCTACCGTTTCGACCGCGAGATCGCGACCAGGGAGTCGATCTACTCGATCGACACTCCCCCGCCCACCGCCTCCGGATCGTTGCACATCGGCCACGTGTTCTCGTACACGCACACGGACGTCGTTGCCCGTTTCCAGCGCATGCGCGGCAAGAACGTGTTCTACCCGATGGGTTGGGATGACAACGGTCTCCCCACCGAACGCCGGGTGCAGAACTACTACGGCGTGCGTTGCGACCCGTCGCTCCCCTATGTCGACAATCTCGTACCGCCGTTTGAGGGCGGCGATGGCAAGAGCATCAAGGCCGCCGACCAACTGCCGATCGGCCGCCGCAACTTCATTGAGCTGTGCGAGGTGCTGACCAAGGAGGACGAGAAGCAGTTCGAAGAGCTGTGGCGCACCCTCGGGCTGAGCGTCGATTGGAACCAGACCTATCGCACGATCGGCCACGAGGCACTGTTCACCTCGCAGCTCGCTTTCCTCGGCAACGTTGAGCGCGGTGAGGCCTACCAGGCCATGGCGCCCACCCTGTGGGACGTCACGTTCCGCACCGCCGTCGCCCAGGCAGAACTCGAAGACAAGGACCAGCCGGCCTCATACCACCGCGTATCCTTCCACCAGCCTGGCGGCGAGGTCATCAACATCGAGACCACCCGCCCCGAACTGCTTCCGGCCTGCGTCGCCCTCGTCGCCCACCCCGACGACGAGCGCTACGCGCACCTGTTCGGCACCACCGTTCGCACGCCCCTCTTCGACGTTGAGGTGCCCGTACTCGCCCACCACCTGGCCCAGAAGGACAAGGGCAGCGGAATCGCGATGATCTGCACGTTCGGTGACGTCACCGACGTGGTCTGGTGGCGCGAACTCGACCTGCCCAACCGCGCCATCATGGGCTTCGACGGCCGCATCATCGCCGACGCCCCCGACGTGATCACCTCGGAGACGGGCGTGGCAGCGTATGCCCAGCTCGCCGGCAAGACCGTCTTCGGCGCCAAGGCCGCCATCGTCACCCTGCTGCGCGAAAGCGGTGAGCTCGTCGGCGACCCCAAGCCCATCGTGCACGCCGTCAAGTTCTTCGAAAAGGGCGACAAGCCCCTCGAGATCGTATCCACACGCCAGTGGTACATCCGTAACGGCGCCCGCGACGAAGCGTTGCGTGCCCGCCTGCTCAAGCATGGATCCGACCTGCAGTGGCACCCGGAATTCATGAAGGTCCGCTACGAGAACTGGGTCAATGGACTGACCGGGGACTGGCTTATCTCACGCCAGCGCTTCTTCGGCGTTCCCCTCCCGGTCTGGTATCCCCTCGACGCCGACGCCAACCCCCTCTTCGATGCGCCGGTCGTTGCGACCCGCGATATGCTCCCCGTCGATCCCACCTCGGATGCCGCCCCCGGTTACACGGAGGACCAGCGCGGGCAGGCCGGCGGCTTCGTCGGCGAAGTCGACGTGATGGACACGTGGGCCACGTCGTCCCTCACCCCGCAGCTGGCCGGTGGCTGGGAGCGCGACCCCGAATTGTTCGAGCTGGTGTTCCCATACTCGCTGCGCCCGCAGGGGCAGGACATCATCCGCACCTGGCTGTTCAGCACGCTCTTGCGCGCCGAACAGCAGCACGGAACCTCACCGTGGCAGCACGCGGCACTGTCCGGGTTCATCGTGGACCCCGACCGCAAAAAAATGTCCAAGTCCAAGGGCAACGTCGTCACCCCCGCAGACATGCTCGTGAAGCACGGCTCGGACGCCGTGCGCTACTGGGCGGCCTCGTCTCGCCTCGGAACCGATGCGGCCTTCGACCCGCAGAACCCGACGCAGATCAAGATCGGACGTCGCCTGGCGATCAAGATCCTCAATGCCAGCAAGTTCATCCTCGCCTTCGAGGGTAAGACCGACGCGCCGGTGTCAGAGCCGCTGGACCAGAGCATGCTCGCCGGCCTCGCGCTCGTCGTAGGCCAGGCCACCAAGGCCTTCGAGAACTACGACCACGCTCGCGCCCTCGAGGTGACCGAGAGCTTCTTCTGGACGTTCTGCGACGACTACCTTGAGCTGGTGAAGGAACGCGCCTACGGAGAGCCCGGGGCGGCCAGGGACTCGGCCGTCGCTGCGCTGCGCACCGCCCTCTCGACGCTCCTTCGCCTCTTCGCGCCCTTCGTGCCTTTCGCCACCGAGGAAGCTTGGTCATGGACGAACGACGAATCCATTCACCGTGCCCCCTGGCCGATCGTTTCCGAGCTCATCTCGGAGGACGCCGGTGCCTCACGCGGCAACATCGCGCTGCTCGATCTGGCCAGCCGAGCCCTCACCGGCATCCGGCGCGGAAAGACCGATGCCAAAGCCTCCCCGAAAACCGACATTTCATCTGCTGTAATAAGGGGAACGACACCGGAGGTCGGCCTGCTTGCGCTGGCCGCCGCTGATCTCAAGGCAGTGGGTCGGATCGATGAACTGATTTTTGTCGAGGGCAGCGAATTAGCCGTGACCGACATTGTGTTCGCCACCGTGTTGGAAAGTTAG
- a CDS encoding dipeptide ABC transporter ATP-binding protein: protein MTAVNRPSEGPGLPLSVANLSVSFGGATVVRSVSFQVAAGECLAIVGESGSGKSVTARTLLGLAGANATVRADEVALGGRSVLDLSPAAWRQRRGRDIGLVLQDALVSLDPLRPIGREIGDSLRLHTGMGATARRQRVIELLAAVGLPEPDMRVLQRSGELSGGERQRALIAAAIALDPPLLIADEPTTALDVTVQAQVLELLGDIKRRGTALLLISHDLAVVSRIADRVAVMRDGELIESGPTREVLRSPQHVYTRRMIAAVPGDKPRGTRLAPPAAVPAGGALAEAPQVRERGSASTPSAATVALEARGLVKTFTRPDGTRVNAVDDVSFHLDEGTTLGIVGESGSGKTTTARLLLALSTADRGNVQVMGEPWSALSEAQRRPRRASVGAIYQDALGSFDPRHSVAEIMRDAAGEGRGRRRTSSPRVLELLDSVGLDSTVLDRRPLQLSGGQRQRVGIARALAGRPRVLICDEPVSSLDVSVQAQVLDLLDELQRELGLSMIFISHDLGVVQHMSDRVAVMQNGRIVETGAAAQIFRSPAQAYTRQLLAAVPTLTLG from the coding sequence ATGACCGCGGTGAATCGCCCGAGTGAGGGGCCGGGGCTTCCCCTGTCCGTAGCCAACCTGAGCGTGTCGTTCGGCGGGGCCACGGTCGTTCGGTCCGTCTCGTTCCAGGTTGCGGCCGGCGAATGTCTCGCCATCGTCGGTGAATCCGGCTCGGGGAAGTCGGTGACGGCGCGGACCCTGCTGGGGCTTGCCGGCGCGAACGCGACGGTGCGTGCCGACGAGGTCGCGCTGGGAGGGCGCTCCGTGCTCGACCTGTCCCCTGCCGCGTGGCGACAACGCCGCGGGCGCGATATTGGACTCGTTTTGCAGGATGCCCTCGTTTCCCTGGACCCCCTGCGCCCCATCGGCCGCGAGATCGGGGATTCCCTGCGGCTGCACACCGGCATGGGTGCCACGGCCCGCAGACAGCGGGTGATTGAGCTGCTCGCAGCCGTGGGACTGCCCGAACCGGACATGCGGGTCCTGCAACGCTCGGGAGAGCTCTCGGGCGGCGAACGGCAGCGAGCGCTCATCGCCGCGGCCATCGCACTTGACCCGCCGCTACTCATCGCCGATGAACCCACGACCGCGCTCGATGTGACCGTGCAGGCGCAGGTCCTTGAACTGCTCGGCGACATCAAGCGCCGCGGAACGGCCCTGCTGCTGATCAGCCACGATCTGGCGGTCGTGAGCCGGATCGCCGACCGCGTTGCGGTGATGCGTGACGGCGAGCTGATCGAAAGTGGACCAACCCGGGAGGTGCTGCGCAGCCCGCAGCATGTGTATACGCGCCGCATGATCGCCGCGGTTCCCGGGGACAAGCCACGGGGCACCCGCCTGGCGCCACCGGCGGCTGTGCCCGCCGGTGGCGCCCTGGCCGAGGCACCGCAGGTTCGGGAGCGCGGCTCAGCCAGCACGCCCAGCGCAGCCACGGTTGCGCTTGAGGCTCGCGGCCTCGTGAAGACCTTCACCCGGCCCGACGGGACCAGGGTCAACGCCGTCGACGACGTCTCCTTCCACCTCGACGAGGGCACCACCCTCGGAATCGTGGGCGAGTCCGGATCGGGCAAGACCACCACGGCGCGCCTGCTGCTCGCGCTGAGCACCGCCGACCGCGGAAACGTCCAGGTGATGGGCGAGCCGTGGAGCGCCCTCAGCGAGGCGCAGCGGCGGCCGCGGAGGGCATCTGTTGGCGCCATCTACCAGGACGCGCTCGGCTCTTTCGATCCCCGGCACTCGGTTGCGGAGATCATGCGTGATGCCGCCGGCGAGGGGCGCGGCCGACGACGAACGTCGAGCCCTCGAGTGCTCGAGCTGCTTGACAGTGTTGGTCTTGACAGCACCGTGCTCGATCGACGCCCGCTCCAGCTCTCCGGCGGCCAGCGACAACGTGTCGGCATCGCCCGCGCCCTGGCCGGCCGGCCTCGAGTTCTGATCTGCGACGAGCCGGTATCGTCCCTCGACGTGAGCGTGCAAGCGCAGGTTCTCGACCTGCTCGACGAACTGCAGCGCGAACTCGGGCTGAGCATGATCTTCATCTCCCATGACCTCGGGGTCGTGCAGCATATGAGCGACCGCGTTGCCGTGATGCAGAACGGTCGAATTGTTGAAACGGGTGCCGCCGCGCAGATCTTCAGGTCACCGGCGCAGGCGTACACGCGGCAGTTGCTCGCCGCGGTGCCGACGCTGACCCTCGGATAG
- a CDS encoding ABC transporter permease encodes MSELEIRARVASSEGRQQGVEARRVSAVEAVTGLLALFLLAAALVPHLVAPGDPLAIDPLSAFTSPSFAHGFGTDESGRDIYTRVVHGTGNSLLIGAAATAIGLGLGLLLGVLAGMLGRVVDFTVNRLLEVLFAFPGLLLALVFILIFGPGVATATIAVGLSTAPGYARIIRAQILTVRSSAFVEAATVQGLSRVTILTRHILPNTLMPLLVLGTLGIGQAIVWAATLSYLGLGSTPPTAEWGAMLSAGRTYITSAWWMSFFPGLFIVLTAVTATVLGRSIERRLRHA; translated from the coding sequence ATGAGCGAACTTGAGATTCGAGCACGCGTCGCCTCGTCCGAGGGACGCCAGCAGGGCGTCGAGGCACGGCGCGTGAGCGCGGTGGAGGCGGTCACCGGCCTGCTGGCCCTGTTCCTCCTCGCCGCCGCGCTCGTACCGCACCTCGTGGCGCCCGGTGACCCCCTCGCCATCGATCCGCTGTCGGCGTTCACGTCCCCGTCGTTCGCGCACGGGTTCGGGACCGACGAGTCCGGCCGGGACATCTACACCCGCGTGGTGCACGGCACGGGCAATTCCCTGCTCATCGGCGCGGCTGCCACGGCAATCGGCCTGGGCCTCGGCCTGCTGCTCGGTGTCCTTGCGGGGATGCTCGGCCGCGTCGTCGATTTCACCGTGAACCGTCTGCTCGAGGTGCTGTTCGCCTTTCCCGGATTGCTCCTCGCGCTGGTGTTCATCCTCATCTTTGGTCCGGGGGTCGCCACGGCGACGATTGCCGTTGGCCTGTCGACCGCCCCCGGCTATGCCCGCATCATCCGAGCGCAGATTCTGACCGTTCGCTCATCGGCATTTGTCGAGGCCGCCACCGTGCAGGGACTCAGCCGCGTCACCATCCTGACCCGCCACATTCTGCCCAACACCCTCATGCCCCTGCTCGTACTCGGAACCCTGGGGATTGGGCAGGCCATCGTCTGGGCGGCCACGCTCAGCTACCTCGGCCTCGGCTCCACCCCGCCGACCGCCGAGTGGGGCGCCATGCTCTCCGCGGGCCGCACGTACATCACGTCTGCGTGGTGGATGAGTTTCTTCCCTGGGCTGTTCATCGTACTGACCGCCGTCACGGCCACTGTCCTCGGCCGCAGCATTGAGCGACGGTTGCGTCACGCATGA
- a CDS encoding ABC transporter permease has product MVRLAVRALGAIGVLWLVATLTFFAVRLIPGDPAQAILGGPGSQASAEALSAVRAEYGLDQPLLVQYLAQLGRLATGDLGRSYALNMDVGPLVMSQIGGTLLLAILALALAWLLALTLATWSTRGGVVALRIGSGLEIVGAALPHFWLATSLIVVFSIWWGLVPPISTSGAAGLVLPVVTLAVPLAGFLGQLMRESLLTALESPFVLSARARGESERGVRWVHALRHAALPAINLSGWAFGSLISGAVVVETIFARPGLGRTLLNAVTVRDVPVVVGVVLIVALAYIVMTVLTDVAARVADPRLRLA; this is encoded by the coding sequence ATGGTGCGCCTGGCCGTGCGAGCGCTCGGTGCGATCGGCGTGCTCTGGCTCGTGGCCACGCTCACCTTCTTCGCCGTGCGCCTGATCCCCGGGGACCCCGCCCAGGCGATCCTCGGCGGGCCGGGGTCGCAGGCATCCGCTGAGGCGCTCTCCGCAGTTCGCGCCGAATACGGACTCGACCAGCCGCTCCTCGTGCAGTATCTCGCTCAGCTGGGTCGTTTGGCCACCGGTGACCTTGGCCGTTCCTATGCCCTCAACATGGATGTGGGACCGCTCGTCATGAGCCAGATCGGCGGAACGCTGCTTCTCGCGATACTCGCCCTCGCCCTCGCGTGGCTGCTTGCGCTCACGCTCGCCACGTGGTCGACGCGCGGCGGCGTCGTCGCGCTACGGATCGGTTCCGGGCTTGAGATCGTCGGGGCAGCGCTGCCCCATTTCTGGCTCGCCACATCGCTCATTGTGGTCTTCAGCATTTGGTGGGGCCTCGTCCCGCCCATCAGCACCTCGGGAGCGGCCGGACTCGTTCTGCCCGTCGTGACCCTCGCCGTTCCCCTCGCCGGTTTTCTGGGCCAGCTCATGCGGGAGTCCCTGCTCACCGCGCTGGAGTCCCCCTTCGTGCTCTCGGCGAGGGCCCGCGGAGAGAGCGAACGCGGAGTGCGCTGGGTTCACGCCCTGCGCCACGCCGCGCTCCCGGCCATCAATCTCTCGGGCTGGGCCTTCGGCTCACTGATCAGCGGAGCGGTCGTCGTGGAAACCATTTTCGCCCGGCCGGGGCTCGGCCGAACCCTGCTCAACGCGGTGACCGTGCGCGACGTTCCGGTCGTGGTCGGTGTGGTCCTGATCGTGGCCCTCGCCTACATTGTGATGACCGTTCTCACCGATGTGGCCGCTCGCGTCGCCGACCCCCGATTGCGCCTCGCATGA
- a CDS encoding ABC transporter substrate-binding protein — MLLRSPLLRTLRLVAPVAAAGLLFTACSGTAPQTPVGDPVRGGTLTYASGDAEPTCLDPHVGGNYPQALVSGQFLEALVSRDSSGAIIPWLADSWEESPDGLSWDFTLKTGVSFTDGTPLDAAAVQANVDHLQDPETGSSTGYLALGKVTATEAVSTNVVRFVLSEPDSALLESLSQPWLAIESPTALARSQDDNCAAPVGTGPFMVDSWVKQNAITLVRNDDYTSPPEDALNTGPAYLDSIVWRFIPDSASRYAALQAGEVDVIDNAQPDTIAQAQASDTIAHLDAPRPGASNRIELNSGKAPFNDPLVREAFVRSANIDDAVSGLFQGTAERSTSALSSVEPMALERPDLFEYNPSTANQLLDEAGWTTRDSDGYRVKDGVRLSVVFPVSTNQSIPAEQSVFEQIQATAKETGFDVLLTPMDLSSWYGALGANEYDAVSAPYTKVGPDVLRILYDSAGIVPAPSGYFANHAQVNDPRIDKLLTEAAQVSDADQRAALYNEAQDLILSGFYILPLYDQQNHFLLGSAVQGTRALPTVSTPTFYDAWLNR, encoded by the coding sequence ATGCTTCTTCGGAGCCCACTCCTCCGCACCCTCCGACTCGTGGCCCCGGTGGCCGCCGCCGGACTTCTGTTCACCGCGTGCTCCGGCACGGCGCCCCAGACGCCCGTTGGCGACCCGGTCCGCGGAGGCACGCTCACCTACGCCTCCGGCGATGCGGAACCGACGTGCCTCGACCCCCACGTGGGCGGGAACTATCCCCAAGCGCTCGTCAGCGGGCAATTCCTCGAAGCCCTCGTTTCCCGTGATTCGTCGGGCGCGATCATCCCGTGGCTCGCGGACTCGTGGGAGGAAAGCCCCGACGGGCTGTCATGGGACTTCACCCTGAAGACGGGCGTGTCCTTCACCGATGGCACCCCCCTGGACGCGGCAGCCGTTCAGGCCAACGTCGATCACCTGCAGGATCCGGAGACGGGTTCCTCCACCGGTTACCTCGCACTCGGCAAGGTCACCGCGACCGAGGCCGTCTCCACGAACGTGGTGCGATTCGTGCTGAGCGAACCCGACAGCGCGCTGCTCGAATCCCTGTCGCAGCCCTGGCTCGCCATCGAGTCTCCGACCGCGTTGGCGCGCAGTCAGGACGACAACTGCGCCGCGCCGGTTGGCACCGGACCGTTCATGGTGGACAGCTGGGTCAAGCAGAACGCGATCACACTCGTGCGCAACGACGACTACACGTCCCCGCCCGAGGACGCCCTGAACACGGGGCCGGCATATCTCGACTCGATCGTCTGGCGTTTCATCCCGGATTCCGCGTCGCGTTACGCCGCCCTGCAGGCCGGTGAGGTCGACGTGATCGACAACGCCCAGCCCGATACGATCGCGCAGGCCCAGGCGAGCGACACGATCGCGCACCTCGACGCCCCGCGCCCCGGAGCGTCGAACCGCATCGAACTGAACTCGGGCAAGGCCCCCTTCAACGATCCGCTCGTGCGCGAAGCGTTCGTGCGATCGGCCAACATCGACGACGCCGTTTCCGGCCTGTTCCAGGGCACAGCCGAGCGCTCCACCTCCGCGCTCTCCAGCGTCGAACCGATGGCCCTTGAGCGCCCCGACCTGTTCGAGTACAACCCCTCCACCGCGAATCAGCTTCTCGACGAGGCCGGATGGACCACCAGGGACTCCGACGGCTATCGGGTCAAGGACGGCGTTCGCCTCTCCGTCGTATTCCCGGTGAGCACCAACCAGTCGATCCCCGCAGAACAGTCCGTATTCGAGCAGATCCAGGCGACAGCGAAGGAGACCGGCTTCGACGTGCTCCTGACCCCCATGGACCTGTCGAGCTGGTACGGCGCGCTCGGCGCCAACGAGTACGACGCTGTGAGCGCTCCGTACACCAAGGTCGGTCCGGACGTCCTTCGAATTCTCTACGACTCCGCGGGAATCGTCCCCGCACCGAGCGGGTACTTCGCCAACCACGCCCAGGTCAACGATCCCCGGATCGACAAGCTCCTCACCGAGGCCGCCCAGGTGTCCGATGCCGACCAGCGGGCTGCACTGTACAACGAGGCCCAGGACCTCATCCTCAGCGGCTTCTACATCCTTCCGCTGTACGACCAGCAGAACCATTTCCTGCTCGGTTCCGCCGTCCAGGGGACCCGCGCCCTGCCGACGGTCTCCACTCCCACGTTCTATGACGCCTGGCTGAACCGGTAG